The Haloplanus salinarum genome includes a region encoding these proteins:
- a CDS encoding FAD:protein FMN transferase: MATLETAYERVGATHREFRSCDTSFRVDVKGVRAAAAADAARRTVTALEHQLNAFDADSAVCRLNSHGAVENEHVARLVHRGLEYYDRTDHVFDIHQGRVEQSLKAYLRGDDDTVPETFDTGTVSISGHHVSTDVPLDLNGLAKGYIVDRAAETLAGLGRRGFVSGGGDMSPPVGPVAVESPYGDAKPLKTLETEWAVATSGTYRRERAGTDHIYDPATGRLGSRHESVTVLAERDCMEADALATTLAALPLDEANALADDWDGLEALIVHDGVFHTTDGFDIHVLDT, encoded by the coding sequence ATGGCGACGCTCGAAACAGCGTACGAACGAGTAGGAGCCACGCACCGTGAGTTCCGGAGTTGTGACACGTCGTTTCGCGTCGACGTGAAGGGGGTTCGCGCCGCCGCTGCGGCGGACGCCGCCCGGCGCACTGTCACGGCGCTCGAACACCAGTTGAACGCGTTCGACGCCGACAGCGCAGTCTGTCGACTCAACAGCCACGGAGCAGTCGAGAACGAACACGTCGCTCGCCTCGTGCATCGGGGGCTCGAATACTACGACCGAACCGATCACGTCTTCGACATTCACCAGGGTCGCGTCGAGCAGTCCCTCAAGGCGTATCTACGAGGCGACGACGACACCGTCCCGGAAACGTTCGATACCGGGACGGTCAGTATCAGCGGCCACCACGTCAGCACCGACGTCCCCCTCGATCTCAACGGGCTCGCCAAGGGCTACATCGTGGATCGAGCGGCGGAGACGCTCGCCGGACTCGGCCGACGTGGGTTCGTCAGCGGCGGTGGCGATATGTCGCCCCCAGTCGGACCGGTCGCCGTCGAAAGTCCATACGGCGACGCGAAGCCGCTCAAGACCCTCGAGACGGAGTGGGCCGTTGCCACCTCCGGAACCTATCGTCGCGAGCGTGCCGGCACCGACCACATCTACGATCCCGCGACCGGACGGCTCGGTTCCCGACACGAATCGGTGACCGTCCTCGCCGAACGGGACTGTATGGAAGCGGACGCACTCGCGACGACGCTCGCCGCACTCCCGCTCGACGAGGCCAACGCACTCGCCGACGACTGGGATGGACTCGAGGCGCTCATCGTTCACGACGGGGTTTTCCACACGACCGACGGCTTCGACATCCATGTCCTGGACACGTAA
- a CDS encoding bacterio-opsin activator domain-containing protein, producing MGASSAVVDSSTVLLVGSDDWLGRFAARLETRTQATVYTVGTETEALDIVREGTTDCLVTEYALEGSTGLDLLRAVREETTALPVLLGTAAGSETIAGEAIEAGVTDYIALTEPVEGMIDELVDRTERAIRSARRSATQRERARQFDAIFDDSRTATWVLDPEGALVRVNETAREMIDADVESIVGEPFGTLPWWAAPDATNPDVQQMVANARDGRFGNAVVAQPPHLADPRVVDLSVRPVENECGALVSIVVEGVDITERVDLERDLRRSEELHRVTLNNMTDTVLITNEDGEYTYVCPNVHFIFGYTADEIHEQGTIDDLLGADLFDRDELATDGVLKNIETTATDKAGREHTLLVNVREVSIQDGTLLFSCRDITKRKQREEALATLQETARDFLYAETHPEIAQHVVDDTSGVLDLDASAVYLFDADANDLRPTAHSATMRELNGPLPTVPADGETLPSYSFVEDEVLFFDDVHESDRLENRATDLRSVAYIPLGNHGVFVAGSNRVGVFDDVTRELADLLAATAEAALDRVTRESQLREQDRTLQQQNEQLTALNRTNETIREIDQALVQAETREEIDHTVCELLTADDRFGFAWIGTVDPATETVEPRAWAGAEDGYLDSQSFAVDGADAEPAGQTAATGDVTMVTNVAAGLRDNQWRKDALARDYLSVLSIPLVYNELTHGVLTVYAPTQDAFDDTTEAVLAELGETIASALSAIERKNALLTTSMTRVEFAVDDPAFVLSRLARDAGCTLSYQGGVQQSTEGSYVFVTVEGAPLEDVVEAASQLVAIDDVQTISPGDDGGVLRLRLTQPFLALELADHGAVFREATADPTTTTLVVDIPDSIDVRTITQLVRETFSGVEIRAKRTLDQTAARDLYSRVLDKLTERQLEVIQTAYYSGYFESPRENTGEDVAATLGISPPAFYTHARTVQRKLFATLFEEHNRPVAASTEMVE from the coding sequence ATGGGCGCTTCCTCGGCCGTCGTCGATTCGTCGACGGTGTTGCTCGTCGGATCGGACGACTGGCTCGGGCGATTCGCCGCCAGGCTCGAGACACGGACGCAAGCGACCGTGTATACCGTCGGGACCGAGACGGAGGCGCTCGACATCGTCCGAGAGGGGACCACGGACTGTCTCGTCACCGAGTACGCGCTCGAGGGTTCGACCGGCCTCGATCTCCTTCGGGCGGTTCGCGAGGAAACGACCGCGCTACCGGTCCTACTCGGTACCGCTGCCGGGAGTGAGACCATCGCGGGCGAGGCCATCGAAGCCGGTGTCACCGATTATATCGCACTCACGGAACCGGTCGAGGGGATGATCGACGAACTCGTCGACCGAACTGAGCGCGCCATCCGCTCCGCTCGGCGGTCGGCCACCCAACGGGAGCGGGCCAGGCAGTTCGACGCGATATTCGACGATTCGCGGACAGCGACGTGGGTTCTCGATCCGGAGGGCGCACTCGTTCGCGTGAACGAGACAGCCCGGGAGATGATCGATGCAGACGTCGAATCGATCGTTGGCGAACCCTTCGGGACGCTTCCGTGGTGGGCCGCGCCCGATGCAACGAACCCGGACGTCCAACAGATGGTGGCGAACGCACGCGATGGCAGATTCGGCAATGCGGTCGTCGCACAGCCGCCACACCTCGCAGACCCACGCGTCGTCGACCTCTCCGTGCGCCCGGTCGAGAACGAATGTGGAGCGCTCGTTTCGATCGTCGTCGAAGGCGTCGATATCACCGAACGTGTCGACCTCGAACGCGACCTCCGTCGATCGGAGGAGCTCCATCGTGTGACGCTGAACAATATGACCGATACGGTTCTCATCACGAACGAGGACGGCGAGTACACCTACGTCTGTCCCAACGTTCACTTCATCTTCGGCTACACGGCCGACGAAATTCACGAACAGGGGACGATCGACGACCTCCTTGGAGCTGACCTCTTCGACCGTGACGAACTCGCGACGGATGGCGTTCTCAAGAACATCGAGACGACCGCGACGGACAAGGCGGGTCGCGAGCACACGCTCCTAGTCAACGTTCGCGAAGTCTCGATTCAAGACGGGACGCTCCTGTTTAGCTGCCGGGATATCACGAAACGCAAGCAACGCGAAGAGGCGCTCGCGACCCTCCAAGAGACGGCCCGAGATTTCCTGTACGCTGAAACCCATCCGGAGATCGCCCAACATGTCGTCGACGACACGTCCGGTGTCCTCGATCTGGATGCGAGTGCCGTCTATCTCTTCGATGCCGATGCCAACGACCTCCGGCCGACGGCACACTCGGCCACGATGAGGGAACTCAACGGACCGCTTCCGACCGTCCCTGCCGACGGGGAAACGCTTCCGAGTTACAGTTTCGTCGAGGACGAAGTGTTATTCTTCGACGATGTCCACGAATCGGACCGGCTCGAAAACCGGGCGACCGACCTTCGTAGTGTAGCCTACATTCCACTGGGAAACCACGGCGTGTTCGTCGCTGGCTCGAACCGGGTTGGCGTCTTCGACGACGTAACCCGGGAGCTGGCCGATCTGCTGGCTGCAACCGCCGAAGCCGCGCTCGACCGCGTCACACGGGAGTCCCAACTTCGCGAACAGGATCGAACGCTCCAGCAGCAAAACGAACAGCTCACCGCCCTGAATCGGACCAACGAGACGATCCGTGAGATAGATCAGGCGCTCGTCCAGGCCGAAACCCGGGAGGAGATCGATCATACGGTCTGTGAGCTGTTGACCGCCGACGACCGGTTCGGGTTCGCCTGGATCGGCACGGTCGACCCGGCGACCGAAACCGTCGAACCACGGGCCTGGGCTGGCGCCGAAGATGGCTATCTGGATAGTCAGTCGTTTGCCGTCGACGGAGCGGATGCGGAGCCGGCCGGCCAAACCGCGGCCACCGGCGACGTGACGATGGTGACGAACGTCGCTGCCGGGCTCCGTGACAACCAGTGGCGCAAGGATGCGCTCGCTCGTGACTACCTCTCCGTACTGAGCATTCCCCTCGTCTACAACGAACTCACACACGGTGTGCTGACGGTCTACGCGCCGACCCAGGATGCCTTCGACGACACGACGGAGGCCGTCCTGGCCGAACTCGGCGAAACGATCGCGTCCGCGCTCAGTGCCATCGAGCGAAAGAACGCACTGCTCACGACGTCGATGACGCGGGTCGAGTTCGCCGTCGACGATCCGGCGTTCGTCCTCTCACGGCTCGCGCGGGACGCGGGATGTACGCTCTCGTATCAGGGAGGGGTCCAGCAATCGACGGAGGGGAGCTACGTGTTCGTCACCGTCGAAGGCGCCCCGCTAGAGGACGTCGTCGAAGCCGCCTCGCAGCTCGTTGCTATCGACGACGTCCAGACGATCAGTCCCGGGGACGACGGCGGTGTTTTGCGACTCCGGCTCACACAGCCGTTTCTCGCCCTGGAGCTGGCCGATCACGGTGCCGTGTTCCGCGAAGCGACCGCCGATCCGACCACGACGACGCTCGTCGTCGATATCCCGGACAGTATCGACGTCCGAACGATCACGCAACTCGTCCGGGAGACGTTCTCCGGCGTCGAAATCCGTGCCAAACGGACGCTCGATCAGACTGCTGCACGCGACCTCTATTCGCGGGTCCTCGACAAGCTCACCGAGCGACAGCTCGAGGTGATCCAAACCGCCTACTACAGCGGGTACTTCGAGTCACCGCGCGAGAACACCGGTGAAGATGTCGCCGCGACCTTGGGGATCTCTCCCCCCGCCTTCTATACGCACGCTCGGACCGTCCAGCGCAAACTGTTTGCGACGCTCTTCGAAGAGCACAACCGGCCCGTCGCCGCTTCGACCGAGATGGTTGAATAA
- a CDS encoding ArsR/SmtB family transcription factor, with translation MLVFAVERLVTLGTPVPLGTTRRVRRRPLELLDILSEEALTATEVHGRLEDRGVDRTENTVRHHINELRDAGLVDVVRFEEGRGGTTKYYHANTIVLSYSLPDSADAAVEEMTDAIQPRITDALTTLTDEYDDAIEGVVADMQPCEHCRTQKYETYVLLTILRRAFVRSHRR, from the coding sequence GTGCTCGTGTTCGCTGTCGAACGGCTCGTCACGCTCGGAACACCGGTACCTCTCGGTACGACTCGCCGCGTTCGTCGCCGTCCGCTTGAACTCCTCGACATTCTATCCGAGGAGGCCCTGACGGCGACCGAGGTCCACGGGCGCCTCGAGGACCGCGGCGTCGACCGGACGGAGAACACGGTCCGCCATCACATCAACGAGCTCCGGGACGCTGGCCTCGTCGACGTCGTTCGCTTCGAGGAAGGGCGCGGTGGCACCACGAAGTACTACCACGCGAACACGATCGTCCTCTCGTACTCGCTCCCCGATTCGGCCGACGCCGCCGTCGAGGAGATGACCGACGCTATCCAGCCCCGGATCACGGACGCACTCACCACGCTCACGGACGAGTACGACGATGCGATCGAGGGGGTCGTCGCGGACATGCAACCCTGTGAGCACTGCCGGACCCAGAAATACGAGACGTACGTCCTCCTGACTATCCTGCGGCGTGCGTTCGTCCGTTCGCACCGACGCTGA
- a CDS encoding winged helix-turn-helix transcriptional regulator, with amino-acid sequence MSEPDLELASRRAIYQYVANNPGVHFRRLLDELEYAQGTLQYQLRWLVDEGLVEVSDDGQYTRYYPAAEFDEADRTVMNALRREYSRRILAHLLADGPLTTSELSERLDKARSTVSWHLSKLFDAGLVTKERDGRCVIYEVIDADRVTYLYTIHRQSFTDRVVDRLLDLWEGY; translated from the coding sequence ATGTCGGAGCCTGATCTGGAGCTGGCGTCCCGCCGGGCGATCTACCAGTACGTCGCCAACAATCCGGGTGTTCACTTCCGCCGGCTCCTCGACGAACTCGAGTACGCGCAGGGGACGCTCCAGTACCAGCTCCGGTGGCTCGTCGACGAAGGGCTCGTAGAGGTGTCCGACGACGGCCAGTACACCCGCTACTACCCGGCCGCCGAGTTCGACGAGGCCGACCGGACCGTAATGAACGCCCTCCGGCGCGAGTACAGCCGTCGGATCCTCGCCCATCTCCTCGCGGACGGGCCGCTCACGACGAGCGAACTGAGCGAGCGGCTGGACAAAGCCCGGTCGACCGTCTCGTGGCATCTGTCGAAGCTCTTCGATGCCGGGCTCGTCACGAAAGAGCGGGACGGTCGGTGCGTCATCTACGAAGTCATCGATGCGGACCGCGTCACGTACCTCTACACGATACACCGGCAGTCGTTCACGGACCGCGTCGTCGACCGGCTGTTGGATCTCTGGGAGGGTTACTGA
- a CDS encoding orc1/cdc6 family replication initiation protein: MGSDDSDESRTDPRAPEDEPTTQADLPSSSAGGPSEDDGSTDGATDGHPQSEQADSEQASRSIEEMLLEFDEQEGLIRDRSLLDPNYVVEEDRIVGRDEQLQEVTKMLRVALGDNRPPNLFLYGPSGTGKSLITKAVCNNISRTCETHDIKFGTIEVNCQDLDTLGVAVYELASQAADEAGVDVDVPKHGVATKEKWDELYRIVNENFDSVVFVLDELDMLVGRRDKQDPAFSRLLYQLSRAGANDELAAYISVVAISNDARMMESVGSRALSSFTPEDVHFDDYDANQLQAILRRRRDAFHENVLDDDVIPLAAAFAAQTHGDARKAIDLMRVAGELAEREGDERVREEHVRQAQDKVEKNRVLEVVRGISTQKELCLYATAAVAAETADGSARSTTGYRVYQFLTESIDADQYYQETYVNKMKELTTYSLVDFERRSHGPSSGMFLEFQFGERPETILETLREDSRIDMVSSEEVESVVNAQIRSET; the protein is encoded by the coding sequence ATGGGTTCCGACGACTCCGACGAGTCCCGAACCGACCCGAGGGCTCCGGAGGACGAGCCGACGACGCAGGCCGATCTCCCGTCGAGTTCCGCCGGCGGGCCTTCGGAGGACGACGGGTCGACGGACGGCGCCACCGACGGCCACCCGCAGTCCGAGCAGGCCGATTCCGAACAGGCATCCCGTTCCATCGAGGAGATGCTGCTCGAATTCGACGAGCAGGAGGGCCTGATCCGGGACCGATCGCTGCTCGATCCGAACTACGTGGTCGAGGAGGACCGGATCGTCGGCCGCGACGAACAGCTCCAGGAGGTGACGAAGATGCTCCGGGTCGCCCTGGGCGACAACCGACCGCCGAACCTCTTTCTGTACGGGCCGTCGGGGACCGGGAAGTCGCTCATCACCAAGGCCGTCTGTAACAACATCAGCCGGACCTGTGAGACGCATGACATTAAATTCGGCACGATCGAAGTCAACTGCCAGGATCTCGACACCCTCGGCGTCGCCGTCTACGAACTCGCGAGTCAGGCCGCGGACGAGGCGGGCGTCGACGTCGACGTCCCGAAACACGGCGTCGCGACGAAGGAGAAGTGGGACGAACTCTACCGCATCGTCAACGAGAACTTCGACTCCGTCGTGTTCGTCCTCGACGAACTCGACATGCTCGTGGGGCGTCGGGACAAACAGGATCCCGCGTTTTCGCGGTTGCTGTACCAACTCTCGCGGGCGGGTGCCAACGACGAACTCGCCGCGTACATCTCCGTCGTCGCCATCTCCAACGACGCGCGGATGATGGAGTCCGTCGGGAGTCGAGCCCTGAGTTCGTTCACGCCGGAGGACGTCCACTTCGACGACTACGACGCGAACCAACTCCAGGCGATACTCCGGCGCCGACGGGACGCGTTTCACGAGAACGTCTTGGACGACGACGTGATTCCACTCGCCGCGGCGTTCGCGGCCCAGACCCACGGCGACGCTCGGAAGGCGATCGATCTGATGCGCGTCGCCGGCGAACTCGCCGAACGCGAGGGCGACGAACGCGTTCGCGAGGAACACGTGCGCCAAGCCCAGGACAAGGTCGAAAAGAACCGCGTCCTCGAGGTGGTCCGCGGCATCAGCACCCAGAAGGAACTCTGTCTGTACGCGACGGCCGCCGTCGCCGCCGAAACCGCGGACGGCTCCGCCAGGAGCACGACCGGCTACCGCGTCTATCAGTTCCTCACCGAATCCATCGACGCCGATCAGTACTACCAGGAGACCTACGTCAACAAGATGAAAGAACTGACGACGTACTCGCTCGTCGATTTCGAACGGCGGAGTCACG